The DNA segment GGGCGAAAATCCGCAATGGGTCTATACCGTGGTTTTCGACGGTGGTGAAATATGGGGCGAGGGAGCTGATCCGACGCTCACCGTCTCCATCGATGCCTGGGAGAGTTACCTTGAACGCGTTTGAACCATCGCTGAGCGGATCGCCCGGCCTGCCGAAATCGCAAGAAGGCGATCCGGTCTTTGCCGAGCCCTGGCAGGCGGAGGCCTTTGCCATGACCGTGCGGCTGCATGAAAAAGGGGTGTTTTCCTGGAGCGAATGGGCCGAGGCGCTGTCGCACGAATTGTACAAGCCCGGCCGGCGCGCCGATGCAAGCGACTATTTCGATTGCTGGGTGGCGGCCCTGTCGCGCCTCGTCACCGAACTGTCGATCGTGTCAACGGACCAGCTCGACCATCTCACGCACAGCTGGCAGCGGGCGGCCGAGGCAACGCCGCATGGTGAGCCCATTCTGCTGGAGAACGATCCGCAGCGCTGAGTGTGTCCCGTTTGAGGCTGAGCATCACGTCTCGAATTGCCGGTAACATTCCTCGGCGATTTCCTGCAGCTTGGCGCGGCTGACCTCGCCGGTCACGGCATAGCCGATGGAACCGTCGATCCAGTAGAAGGTTTCGAGCGT comes from the Pararhizobium qamdonense genome and includes:
- a CDS encoding nitrile hydratase accessory protein; this encodes MNAFEPSLSGSPGLPKSQEGDPVFAEPWQAEAFAMTVRLHEKGVFSWSEWAEALSHELYKPGRRADASDYFDCWVAALSRLVTELSIVSTDQLDHLTHSWQRAAEATPHGEPILLENDPQR